From Zingiber officinale cultivar Zhangliang chromosome 5B, Zo_v1.1, whole genome shotgun sequence, the proteins below share one genomic window:
- the LOC121986450 gene encoding cinnamoyl-CoA reductase 1-like: MCDCSSFLATTSLILSRPSNATSSFLTSPPLLSHSLLPFLPLVFWFLECLIKFFANSKLQPLPLDSVMAPAFVHRDRNAVCVMDASSRLGVSLVIRLLQRGYTVHAAAYSRGKHRVSLERLLAENRRLRLFDADPFDYHSIVEAVRGCSGLFYAFDPPQEEPYDDLVVDVEVRAAHNAVEACAQVETMERVIFTSSVTAVVWQEHRELAVEFDEREWSEPSFCRKNKLWHAVAKTLAEKTAWALAMDRGVDMISINAGLVMVPELSANSSYLKGAMEMYNAGVLVTVDVDFLVDAHVAVYESAEAYGRYLCFNNVIRRPPDATKLAEMLSPDVVHPPACYELKVEEQHIQNKKLNKVLMDFDPGRQVDEQELNRLTMD, encoded by the exons ATGTGCGATTGCTCTTCCTTTCTGGCAACTACCTCCTTAATTCTCTCACGCCCTTCGAATGCTACTTCTTCCTTCCTCACCTcgcctcctctcctctctcactctctccttccctttcttcctctcgtCTTTTGGTTTCTTGAATGTTTAATCAAATTCTTTGCCAATAGCAAATTACAGCCCTTGCCTCTTGATTCCGTGATGGCGCCGGCCTTTGTCCACCGCGATCGCAACGCGGTCTGCGTCATGGACGCTTCATCCCGCCTCGGCGTCTCCCTCGTCATCAGACTCCTGCAGAGAGGTTACACAGTTCACGCCGCCGCTTACAGCCGTG GCAAACATAGAGTGAGCTTGGAGAGGCTATTGGCCGAGAACCGGCGGCTTCGCCTCTTCGATGCCGACCCCTTCGATTATCACAGCATCGTCGAAGCCGTCCGCGGCTGCTCAGGGCTCTTCTACGCCTTCGACCCACCTCAGGAAGAGCCGTATGAT GATTTGGTGGTGGATGTCGAGGTGAGAGCTGCACACAACGCGGTGGAAGCATGTGCTCAGGTGGAAACCATGGAGCGGGTGATTTTCACCTCCTCGGTGACCGCCGTGGTTTGGCAAGAACACCGGGAGCTGGCCGTGGAATTCGACGAGAGAGAATGGAGTGAACCTTCCTTCTGCAGAAAAAACAAA CTTTGGCACGCGGTGGCGAAGACGCTGGCGGAGAAGACAGCCTGGGCGTTGGCAATGGACAGAGGCGTGGACATGATCTCCATCAACGCCGGGCTGGTGATGGTGCCGGAGCTCTCCGCGAACAGCTCTTACTTGAAAGGCGCGATGGAGATGTACAACGCCGGCGTCCTCGTCACGGTGGACGTTGACTTCCTCGTCGACGCCCACGTGGCCGTGTACGAGAGCGCAGAGGCTTACGGGCGTTACCTCTGCTTCAACAACGTGATTCGCCGGCCACCCGACGCCACCAAACTAGCCGAGATGCTCTCCCCTGACGTTGTTCACCCCCCTGCATG CTACGAGTTGAAGGTAGAAGAGCAGCATATCCAGAACAAGAAGCTAAACAAAGTGTTGATGGACTTCGATCCAGGGAGACAAGTGGATGAGCAGGAGCTGAACAGGTTAACGATGGATTAA